One window of the Melospiza melodia melodia isolate bMelMel2 chromosome 15, bMelMel2.pri, whole genome shotgun sequence genome contains the following:
- the SLC51B gene encoding organic solute transporter subunit beta, which translates to MKFFWIIPFFLLQAEAEHKYLPTTLASTHMDEHTAGNITLPLGLKLEELEELLWFFRREDPSTWNYSVLALSLATMILGLVLLTINIVRNRKRKILVNGETAQPTQEADLDAKQALMPVQEYNLAEPLKQQPGPQRPGDVVVQWKDGTVTSLYTETSEEAI; encoded by the exons ATGAAGTTCTTCTGGATAATCCCATTTTTCCTGCTGCAAG CTGAGGCAGAGCACAAGTACCTCCCAACCACCCTGGCCAGCACACACATGGATGAGCACACAGCAGGCAACATTACCCTTCCACTGGGCTTGAAACTGGaagagctggaggagctgctctggttcTTCCGCAGAGAAGACC CCTCAACGTGGAATTACTCTGTTCTTGCGCTGTCCCTCGCGACCATGATTTTGGGTCTCGTTCTTCTGACCATTAACATTGTGCGAAACAG gaaaaggaaaatcctTGTGAACGGAGAAACAGCACAACCCACACAGGAGGCTGACCTCGATGCCAAGCAAGCCCTGATGCCTGTGCAGGAATACAACCTGGCTGAGCCActaaagcagcagccagggcccCAGAGACCAGGGGACGTGGTGGTCCAGTGGAAAGATGGGACTGTCACATCCCTGTACACAGAGACGTCTGAGGAGGCCATATAG
- the MTFMT gene encoding methionyl-tRNA formyltransferase, mitochondrial, with the protein MRARLLRACREGVRAAGPPWRVLFFGTDRFAVTTLRALRAAGEPSEDSLVSRLEVVTLPSRLARDLPVRRCARELQLPVHEWPHTGPAGHFDVGVVASFGRLLSEELILQFPYGVLNVHPSCLPRWRGPAPIVHTVLHGDKVTGVTIMEIRPKRFDVGPIIKQEEVAVPPRCTAQELEGMLAKMGANMLLAVLKNLPESLKNKKEQPKEGVTFAPKISIAKSCIKWEEQRAAQIIQLHRAIGSMFPLQTLWKGTAIKLLDFVEVDDIPGFSDQIQNDCEVVPGSVLFHKMSQTLIARCKEGWVGIKTVVLKKKLTAVDFYNGYMHSWFQQNPRTVHGECRFQTLKLSMAKKTLKERGILAQDIKQ; encoded by the exons ATGCGGGCCCGGCTGCTGCGCGCCTGCCGCGAGGGCGtgagggcggcggggccgccaTGGCGGGTCCTGTTCTTCGGCACCGACCGCTTCGCCGTGACCACCCTGCGAGCCCTGCGGGCCGCCGG GGAGCCCAGCGAGGACTCGCTCGTGTCCCGGCTGGAGGTGGTGACCCTGCCCTCCCGCCTGGCCCGGGACCTGCCCGTCAGGCGCTGTGCCAGGGAGCTCCAGCTGCCTGTGCACGAGTGGCCGCACACGGGACCCGCGGGGCATTTTGATGTGGGTGTGGTGGCATCTTTTGGACGTCTTCTAAGCGAGGAGCTCATTCTGCAGTTCCCATA TGGGGTGCTGAATGTCCATCCCAGCTGTCTCCCACGATGGCGTGGTCCTGCACCCATAGTCCACACAGTGCTTCATGGTGATAAGGTGACTGGGGTGACAATTATGGAAATAAGACCAAAAAG GTTTGATGTAGGTCCAATTATTAAGCAAGAAGAGGTCGCTGTTCCTCCCCGCTGCACggcacaggagctggaagggatGTTGGCAAAGATGGGGGCAAACATG CTGTTAGCAGTTTTGAAGAACTTGCCcgaaagtttaaaaaataaaaaagagcagCCAAAAGAAGGAGTAACATTTG CTCCTAAAATCTCTATAGCGAAGAGTTGTATAAAATGGGAAGAGCAAAGAGCTGCACAAATAATTCAGCTGCATCGTGCAATAGGGAGTATG TTTCCTTTGCAGACACTCTGGAAGGGTACTGCCATTAAACTCCTGGATTTTGTTGAAGTGGATGATATCCCTGGTTTTTCTG ATCAAATACAAAATGACTGTGAAGTTGTTCCTGGTTCAGTGTTGTTCCATAAAATGTCCCAAACATTGATAGCTCGCTGCAAG gaAGGCTGGGTTGGAATCAAAACAGTTGTTTTAAAGAAGAAGCTTACAGCAGTTGACTTCTACAATGGATATATGCACTCTTGGTTCCAGCAGAATCCAAGAACAGTTCATGGGGAATGCAGATTTCAAACACTCAAACTTAGCATGGCAAAAAAGACTCTGAAAGAGAGGGGAATATTGGCACAGGATATAAAgcaataa
- the CILP gene encoding cartilage intermediate layer protein 1 isoform X2, producing the protein MVTMKGWILLLLLWGATSVLGQRILKPALSRIQIGQRTFSPLVMLSLESTRSSSRRGDPTFTYVRRTCNITCPMGHVNADCDTCMCEDATLHGKVSLEDGSPAADARVYLQAKKLKLLTTADNRGMFRIPGVCPDGKNTLKIKKAKYATATVTVPESNRRNLAMQVQLHRSGKPYVFRSPEDKARRVGQSVSLCCDARGSPAPDRYLWYHNGSLLDPSLYKYKNNLILKNLKREQSGEYFCKASSAGGSAKSQVAKLAVIGRQEAACDSQPQSHLIRLPHDCFQKATNSFYYDVGKCPAKTCVGKLDKGLRCKDNVSYCCGVSKMETRDISCDGYTLPTKVIVECGCKICTETKIMVRGRATAADNGEPLRFGHIYMGNKRVSMTGYKGTFSIHVPADMERLVLTFVDRLQKFVNTTKVLPFKENGGAVFHEIKLLRKKAPVTLESTETNVISLGEMEEDDPIAELEIPPNAFYRKNGEVYSGKVKASVTFLDPRNVSTAPVTQSDLNFVDEEGDVFPLRTYGMFSVDFTDERGTESLNAEKVKVHLDAAQVKMPEHVQEMKLWSLNPETGLWEEEGDFNLEKSTRRKREERTFLVGNMEIKERRLFNLDVPESRRCYVKVRAYRSERFLQSEQIQGVVISIINLEPEPGFSSNPRAWGRFDSVVTGPNGACVPAFCDEQNPEAYGAYILASLGGEELEAVPSAPKLNPAAIGVPQPYLNKLNYRRTDHEDPNIKKTAFSINMAKPSPNSPEENNGPIYAYENLSECEEAPHSAAHFRFYRIEGDRYDFNTVPFNEDDLMSWTDDYLAWWPKPMEFRACYIKVKINGPQEVNVRSRNMGGTHPRTIGQLYGIRDVRSIRDPQQRDVSAACLEFKCSGMLFDQDRVDRTLVKVIPQGNCRRVSVNSMLHEYLVNHLPMATNNDTSEYTMLAPLDPLGHNYGIYTVTDQDPRIAKEIALGRCFDGTSDGTSRIMKSDVGIGLTFTCSERSTTEQSIFQSQRNLGQQSPRDPGRQSPRDPGRQSPRDSGQQSLGDLGWQSPRDSGRQSPRDWSQQTPRDSGQQSILVLPGQSPVYQRPPASRRNNQARIPMTGQRPTY; encoded by the exons ATGGTCACCATGAAAGGCtggatcctcctcctcctcctctggggaGCCACGTCTGTTTTAG GACAAAGGATTCTGAAACCAGCCCTCAGCAGGATCCAGATAGGACAGAGAACCTTCAGCCCGCTGGTAATGCTCAGCTTGGAGA GTACGAGGAGCAGCTCTCGCCGGGGAGACCCCACCTTCACCTACGTCAGACGCA CTTGCAACATCACCTGCCCCATGGGCCATGTCAACGCTGACTGTGACACTTGCATGTGTGAGGATGCCACGCTGCATGGGAAGGTGTCTCTCGAGGATGGGTCACCTGCTGCCGATGCCCGGGTCTACCTGCAAGCCAAGAAACTCAAGCTGTTGACAACGGCTGATAACAGAGGCATGTTTAGGATCCCAGGGGTTTGTCCTGATGGCAAAAACACCCTTAAAATAAAGAAAGCCAAATATGCAACAGCGACTGTCACCGTGCCCGAGAGCAACCGGAGAAACCTGGCGATGCAAGTGCAGCTACACCGATCAG GCAAACCCTATGTTTTCAGGAGCCCTGAGGACAAAGCCAGGAGAGTGGGACAGAGTGTGTCACTCTGCTGCGACGCCCGAGGGAGCCCAGCTCCCGACCGCTACCTCTG GTACCACAATGGCTCACTGCTGGATCCCTCATTGTACAAATATAAAAACAACCTGATTCTGAAGAACCTGAAGAGAGAACAGTCAGGAGAGTATTTCTGCAAGGCCAGCAGTGCCGGGGGGTCAGCAAAGTCCCAAGTTGCCAAGCTGGCTGTCATAG GAAGACAAGAGGCAGCCTGTGACTCCCAACCCCAAAGCCACCTCATCCGACTTCCTCACGATTGCTTCCAAAAAGCAACAAACTCCTTCTATTACGACGTGGGCAAGTGCCCAGCAAAGACCTGTGTGGGGAAGCTGGATAAGGGACTTCGGTGTAAGGACAATGTCTCCTACTGCTGTGGGGTATCCAAGATGGaaaccagggacatctcctgcgATGGCTACACGCTCCCCACTAAAGTCATCGTCGAATGCGGTTGCAAAATATGCACCGAGACCAAAATAATGGTTCGAGGCCgagccacagcagcagataatggtGAGCCACTGAGGTTTGGCCACATCTACATGGGGAACAAGAGAGTGAGTATGACTGGCTACAAGGGAACCTTCTCCATCCACGTCCCAGCAGATATGGAGAGACTGGTTCTAACTTTTGTGGACCGGCTGCAGAAGTTTGTGAACACAACAAAAGTTCTGCCCTTCAAGGAAAATGGAGGTGCTGTATTTCATGAGATCAAGCTACTGAGAAAGAAAGCCCCTGTTACACTGGAATCCACCGAAACCAATGTGATTTCTTTAGGGGAAATGGAAGAAGATGATCCAATTGCTGAATTAGAAATTCCTCCCAACGCATTTTATAGGAAAAATGGAGAGGTCTACAGTGGCAAAGTGAAAGCCAGTGTGACATTTCTGGATCCAAGAAACGTCTCTACAGCCCCTGTGACACAAAGTGACCTGAACTTTGTAGATGAGGAAGGAGACGTATTTCCGCTCCGCACGTACGGCATGTTTTCTGTGGACTTCACAGATGAACGGGGCACTGAGTCCCTCAATGCAGAAAAGGTGAAGGTTCATTTGGATGCTGCTCAGGTCAAGATGCCAGAGCATGTGCAAGAGATGAAGCTTTGGTCCCTGAACCCAGAGACAGGGTTATGGGAGGAAGAAGGGGACTTCAACCTTGAGAAAAGCACACGGCGCAAAAGGGAGGAGAGAACCTTTTTGGTTGGGAACATGGAGATCAAAGAGAGGCGTCTTTTTAACCTGGATGTCCCTGAGAGCAGACGGTGCTACGTCAAAGTACGAGCCTACAGAAGTGAGCGATTTCTGCAAAGTGAGCAGATCCAAGGGGTTGTGATTTCTATTATAAACTTGGAGCCAGAACCAGGGTTCTCCTCCAACCCCAGAGCATGGGGCCGTTTCGACAGCGTAGTCACTGGTCCCAATGGTGCCTGTGTGCCTGCCTTCTGCGATGAGCAAAACCCCGAAGCCTACGGAGCTTACATCTTGGCAAGCCTGGGGGGTGAAGAGCTCgaagctgtgccctctgctcccaaaCTCAACCCTGCTGCTATTGGGGTCCCACAGCCATACCTCAACAAGCTTAACTACAGGAGGACAGACCATGAGGACCCCAACATCAAGAAAACAGCATTCAGCATTAACATGGCCAAGCCAAGCCCTAATTCCCCAGAAGAGAACAATGGCCCTATTTATGCCTATGAAAACCTCAGTGAATGCGAGGAGGCTCCACACAGTGCTGCTCACTTCAGGTTTTATAGGATAGAAGGAGACCGGTATGACTTCAATACTGTTCCCTTCAATGAAGATGACCTCATGAGCTGGACTGATGACTACCTGGCATGGTGGCCCAAGCCCATGGAATTTAGAGCCTGCTACATTAAAGTAAAAATAAACGGACCCCAAGAAGTGAATGTAAGATCTCGTAACATGGGTGGGACACACCCACGCACCATCGGCCAGCTGTACGGCATCCGGGATGTGCGCAGCATCCGCGACCCCCAGCAGCGGGACGTGTCGGCAGCCTGCCTGGAGTTCAAGTGCAGCGGAATGCTCTTCGACCAGGACCGCGTGGACCGCACGCTCGTCAAAGTGATCCCACAAGGCAACTGCCGCCGAGTGAGCGTCAACAGCATGCTCCACGAGTACCTGGTGAACCACCTCCCCATGGCCACCAACAACGACACCAGCGAGTACACAATGCTGGCACCTCTTGACCCGCTGGGACACAACTACGGCATCTACACAGTCACTGATCAAGACCCGAGGATCGCCAAGGAAATCGCCCTGGGCAGGTGTTTTGATGGCACATCTGATGGCACATCCAGAATCATGAAGAGCGATGTTGGCATTGGGTTGACTTTCACCTGTTCAGAGAGGAGCACGACAGAGCAAAGCATCTTCCAGTCTCAGAGGAACTTGGGCCAGCAGTCTCCAAGGGACCCGGGCCGGCAGTCTCCGAGGGACCCAGGCCGGCAGTCTCCGAGGGACTCAGGCCAGCAGTCTTTGGGGGACTTGGGCTGGCAGTCTCCACGGGACTCGGGCCGGCAGTCTCCGAGGGACTGGAGCCAGCAGACTCCGAGGGACTCGGGCCAGCAGTCCATCCTGGTTCTGCCAGGGCAAAGCCCTGTGTACCAGAGGCCACCGGCAAGCCGCCGTAACAACCAAGCCAGGATCCCGATGACGGGTCAACGTCCCACCTACTAG
- the CILP gene encoding cartilage intermediate layer protein 1 isoform X1 produces the protein MVTMKGWILLLLLWGATSVLGQRILKPALSRIQIGQRTFSPLVMLSLESTRSSSRRGDPTFTYVRRSPLVQDSKRFLSPWSKWSECSAKCGQTGVQKRTRSCLAEPLWGVHCNEATEEGRLCIGHVCSACNITCPMGHVNADCDTCMCEDATLHGKVSLEDGSPAADARVYLQAKKLKLLTTADNRGMFRIPGVCPDGKNTLKIKKAKYATATVTVPESNRRNLAMQVQLHRSGKPYVFRSPEDKARRVGQSVSLCCDARGSPAPDRYLWYHNGSLLDPSLYKYKNNLILKNLKREQSGEYFCKASSAGGSAKSQVAKLAVIGRQEAACDSQPQSHLIRLPHDCFQKATNSFYYDVGKCPAKTCVGKLDKGLRCKDNVSYCCGVSKMETRDISCDGYTLPTKVIVECGCKICTETKIMVRGRATAADNGEPLRFGHIYMGNKRVSMTGYKGTFSIHVPADMERLVLTFVDRLQKFVNTTKVLPFKENGGAVFHEIKLLRKKAPVTLESTETNVISLGEMEEDDPIAELEIPPNAFYRKNGEVYSGKVKASVTFLDPRNVSTAPVTQSDLNFVDEEGDVFPLRTYGMFSVDFTDERGTESLNAEKVKVHLDAAQVKMPEHVQEMKLWSLNPETGLWEEEGDFNLEKSTRRKREERTFLVGNMEIKERRLFNLDVPESRRCYVKVRAYRSERFLQSEQIQGVVISIINLEPEPGFSSNPRAWGRFDSVVTGPNGACVPAFCDEQNPEAYGAYILASLGGEELEAVPSAPKLNPAAIGVPQPYLNKLNYRRTDHEDPNIKKTAFSINMAKPSPNSPEENNGPIYAYENLSECEEAPHSAAHFRFYRIEGDRYDFNTVPFNEDDLMSWTDDYLAWWPKPMEFRACYIKVKINGPQEVNVRSRNMGGTHPRTIGQLYGIRDVRSIRDPQQRDVSAACLEFKCSGMLFDQDRVDRTLVKVIPQGNCRRVSVNSMLHEYLVNHLPMATNNDTSEYTMLAPLDPLGHNYGIYTVTDQDPRIAKEIALGRCFDGTSDGTSRIMKSDVGIGLTFTCSERSTTEQSIFQSQRNLGQQSPRDPGRQSPRDPGRQSPRDSGQQSLGDLGWQSPRDSGRQSPRDWSQQTPRDSGQQSILVLPGQSPVYQRPPASRRNNQARIPMTGQRPTY, from the exons ATGGTCACCATGAAAGGCtggatcctcctcctcctcctctggggaGCCACGTCTGTTTTAG GACAAAGGATTCTGAAACCAGCCCTCAGCAGGATCCAGATAGGACAGAGAACCTTCAGCCCGCTGGTAATGCTCAGCTTGGAGA GTACGAGGAGCAGCTCTCGCCGGGGAGACCCCACCTTCACCTACGTCAGACGCA GTCCACTGGTGCAAGATTCAAAAAGGTTTTTGTCTCCATGGTCGAAATGGAGCGAGTGCTCAGCCAAGTGTGGCCAAACCGGGGTGCAGAAGCGCACCAGATCCTGCCTGGCTGAGCCTCTCTGGGGCGTGCACTGTAATGAAGCAACTGAGGAAGGGCGGCTCTGCATTGGACATGTTTGCTCAG CTTGCAACATCACCTGCCCCATGGGCCATGTCAACGCTGACTGTGACACTTGCATGTGTGAGGATGCCACGCTGCATGGGAAGGTGTCTCTCGAGGATGGGTCACCTGCTGCCGATGCCCGGGTCTACCTGCAAGCCAAGAAACTCAAGCTGTTGACAACGGCTGATAACAGAGGCATGTTTAGGATCCCAGGGGTTTGTCCTGATGGCAAAAACACCCTTAAAATAAAGAAAGCCAAATATGCAACAGCGACTGTCACCGTGCCCGAGAGCAACCGGAGAAACCTGGCGATGCAAGTGCAGCTACACCGATCAG GCAAACCCTATGTTTTCAGGAGCCCTGAGGACAAAGCCAGGAGAGTGGGACAGAGTGTGTCACTCTGCTGCGACGCCCGAGGGAGCCCAGCTCCCGACCGCTACCTCTG GTACCACAATGGCTCACTGCTGGATCCCTCATTGTACAAATATAAAAACAACCTGATTCTGAAGAACCTGAAGAGAGAACAGTCAGGAGAGTATTTCTGCAAGGCCAGCAGTGCCGGGGGGTCAGCAAAGTCCCAAGTTGCCAAGCTGGCTGTCATAG GAAGACAAGAGGCAGCCTGTGACTCCCAACCCCAAAGCCACCTCATCCGACTTCCTCACGATTGCTTCCAAAAAGCAACAAACTCCTTCTATTACGACGTGGGCAAGTGCCCAGCAAAGACCTGTGTGGGGAAGCTGGATAAGGGACTTCGGTGTAAGGACAATGTCTCCTACTGCTGTGGGGTATCCAAGATGGaaaccagggacatctcctgcgATGGCTACACGCTCCCCACTAAAGTCATCGTCGAATGCGGTTGCAAAATATGCACCGAGACCAAAATAATGGTTCGAGGCCgagccacagcagcagataatggtGAGCCACTGAGGTTTGGCCACATCTACATGGGGAACAAGAGAGTGAGTATGACTGGCTACAAGGGAACCTTCTCCATCCACGTCCCAGCAGATATGGAGAGACTGGTTCTAACTTTTGTGGACCGGCTGCAGAAGTTTGTGAACACAACAAAAGTTCTGCCCTTCAAGGAAAATGGAGGTGCTGTATTTCATGAGATCAAGCTACTGAGAAAGAAAGCCCCTGTTACACTGGAATCCACCGAAACCAATGTGATTTCTTTAGGGGAAATGGAAGAAGATGATCCAATTGCTGAATTAGAAATTCCTCCCAACGCATTTTATAGGAAAAATGGAGAGGTCTACAGTGGCAAAGTGAAAGCCAGTGTGACATTTCTGGATCCAAGAAACGTCTCTACAGCCCCTGTGACACAAAGTGACCTGAACTTTGTAGATGAGGAAGGAGACGTATTTCCGCTCCGCACGTACGGCATGTTTTCTGTGGACTTCACAGATGAACGGGGCACTGAGTCCCTCAATGCAGAAAAGGTGAAGGTTCATTTGGATGCTGCTCAGGTCAAGATGCCAGAGCATGTGCAAGAGATGAAGCTTTGGTCCCTGAACCCAGAGACAGGGTTATGGGAGGAAGAAGGGGACTTCAACCTTGAGAAAAGCACACGGCGCAAAAGGGAGGAGAGAACCTTTTTGGTTGGGAACATGGAGATCAAAGAGAGGCGTCTTTTTAACCTGGATGTCCCTGAGAGCAGACGGTGCTACGTCAAAGTACGAGCCTACAGAAGTGAGCGATTTCTGCAAAGTGAGCAGATCCAAGGGGTTGTGATTTCTATTATAAACTTGGAGCCAGAACCAGGGTTCTCCTCCAACCCCAGAGCATGGGGCCGTTTCGACAGCGTAGTCACTGGTCCCAATGGTGCCTGTGTGCCTGCCTTCTGCGATGAGCAAAACCCCGAAGCCTACGGAGCTTACATCTTGGCAAGCCTGGGGGGTGAAGAGCTCgaagctgtgccctctgctcccaaaCTCAACCCTGCTGCTATTGGGGTCCCACAGCCATACCTCAACAAGCTTAACTACAGGAGGACAGACCATGAGGACCCCAACATCAAGAAAACAGCATTCAGCATTAACATGGCCAAGCCAAGCCCTAATTCCCCAGAAGAGAACAATGGCCCTATTTATGCCTATGAAAACCTCAGTGAATGCGAGGAGGCTCCACACAGTGCTGCTCACTTCAGGTTTTATAGGATAGAAGGAGACCGGTATGACTTCAATACTGTTCCCTTCAATGAAGATGACCTCATGAGCTGGACTGATGACTACCTGGCATGGTGGCCCAAGCCCATGGAATTTAGAGCCTGCTACATTAAAGTAAAAATAAACGGACCCCAAGAAGTGAATGTAAGATCTCGTAACATGGGTGGGACACACCCACGCACCATCGGCCAGCTGTACGGCATCCGGGATGTGCGCAGCATCCGCGACCCCCAGCAGCGGGACGTGTCGGCAGCCTGCCTGGAGTTCAAGTGCAGCGGAATGCTCTTCGACCAGGACCGCGTGGACCGCACGCTCGTCAAAGTGATCCCACAAGGCAACTGCCGCCGAGTGAGCGTCAACAGCATGCTCCACGAGTACCTGGTGAACCACCTCCCCATGGCCACCAACAACGACACCAGCGAGTACACAATGCTGGCACCTCTTGACCCGCTGGGACACAACTACGGCATCTACACAGTCACTGATCAAGACCCGAGGATCGCCAAGGAAATCGCCCTGGGCAGGTGTTTTGATGGCACATCTGATGGCACATCCAGAATCATGAAGAGCGATGTTGGCATTGGGTTGACTTTCACCTGTTCAGAGAGGAGCACGACAGAGCAAAGCATCTTCCAGTCTCAGAGGAACTTGGGCCAGCAGTCTCCAAGGGACCCGGGCCGGCAGTCTCCGAGGGACCCAGGCCGGCAGTCTCCGAGGGACTCAGGCCAGCAGTCTTTGGGGGACTTGGGCTGGCAGTCTCCACGGGACTCGGGCCGGCAGTCTCCGAGGGACTGGAGCCAGCAGACTCCGAGGGACTCGGGCCAGCAGTCCATCCTGGTTCTGCCAGGGCAAAGCCCTGTGTACCAGAGGCCACCGGCAAGCCGCCGTAACAACCAAGCCAGGATCCCGATGACGGGTCAACGTCCCACCTACTAG